A section of the Bacillus sp. HSf4 genome encodes:
- a CDS encoding PLP-dependent aminotransferase family protein yields the protein MITIPIDRSGDADYIYHQIYQKIKEEIFNRNLLPDNKLPAKRELAKALNVSINSVNAAYQQLLAEGYLYSKERKGFFVEQIETFHASRHSEPLRLDAELAEEAEKGGGWISFSHMNVDTTHFPFKTWLRCEQKAVASHTSELGEMTHPQGVYGVRQTIARFIALTRGVKCHPEQIVISAGTQPLIHTLQDLLPESALYAMEEPGYSRIYQLLKNENKRVATIELDHKGVRISDIQALNPDVLFVTPSHQFPTGIIMPVSRRIQLLNWVSDGEDRYIVEDDYDSEFKYGSDTIPALQSLDRSEKVIYIGTFSKSLLPGLRISYMVLPQKLLKRYRKRHHFSIQTSSVLTQFALQEFIESGEYQKHIKKMNQIYEEKRTRLIESLENTFAHRLKIKGASAGLHFVADFETNHSEEEVLRRAGERRVEIYGMNRFILNGKKEKQPGVVSLVLGFAKIGMEQIDDGVAKLYEAVCG from the coding sequence ATGATTACAATACCGATTGACCGCTCTGGGGACGCGGATTATATTTATCACCAAATTTATCAGAAAATCAAAGAAGAAATATTCAACCGAAATCTTTTGCCGGACAACAAACTGCCGGCAAAACGCGAGCTTGCCAAAGCGCTGAACGTCAGCATCAATTCCGTCAATGCGGCTTACCAGCAGCTTCTTGCCGAAGGGTACCTCTATTCAAAGGAAAGAAAGGGTTTTTTCGTGGAGCAGATCGAAACATTTCACGCCAGCCGGCACTCAGAACCGCTCCGGCTTGATGCAGAATTGGCTGAAGAAGCGGAAAAAGGAGGCGGCTGGATTTCTTTTTCGCATATGAACGTGGATACAACTCATTTTCCTTTTAAAACATGGCTTCGCTGCGAACAAAAAGCTGTCGCTTCCCATACGAGTGAACTCGGAGAAATGACGCATCCGCAGGGCGTATACGGAGTGCGTCAGACCATCGCCCGCTTCATCGCGCTGACAAGAGGTGTCAAATGCCATCCCGAGCAGATCGTGATCAGCGCCGGCACTCAGCCGCTCATCCACACCCTCCAGGACCTGCTTCCGGAATCTGCCCTTTATGCAATGGAGGAGCCCGGATACAGCCGCATCTACCAATTGCTGAAAAATGAGAACAAGCGGGTCGCAACGATCGAGCTTGATCATAAAGGCGTGCGGATCAGCGATATTCAAGCGCTGAACCCCGATGTTCTGTTTGTGACGCCTTCACACCAGTTTCCAACAGGCATCATCATGCCGGTATCAAGAAGGATTCAGCTGTTGAACTGGGTGTCCGACGGTGAAGACCGCTATATTGTTGAAGACGATTATGACAGCGAATTTAAATATGGCAGCGACACCATTCCGGCTTTGCAAAGCCTTGACCGCTCTGAAAAAGTGATTTACATCGGAACATTTTCCAAGTCGCTTCTCCCCGGCCTGAGAATCAGCTATATGGTGCTGCCGCAAAAACTGTTGAAGCGATATAGAAAACGGCATCATTTCTCCATTCAAACAAGCAGCGTCCTGACGCAATTCGCCCTTCAGGAATTCATTGAATCGGGAGAATACCAAAAACACATCAAGAAAATGAACCAAATATATGAAGAAAAACGGACAAGGCTGATCGAAAGCCTTGAGAACACCTTCGCGCACCGGCTGAAGATCAAAGGAGCAAGCGCAGGGCTGCATTTTGTGGCCGACTTTGAAACAAACCACAGTGAAGAGGAGGTTTTACGGCGGGCCGGAGAAAGACGGGTGGAAATATACGGGATGAATCGCTTTATATTAAATGGAAAAAAAGAGAAGCAACCCGGTGTCGTCTCTCTTGTTCTTGGATTTGCGAAAATCGGCATGGAGCAGATTGATGACGGGGTGGCAAAGCTCTATGAGGCGGTCTGCGGATAA
- the gabT gene encoding 4-aminobutyrate--2-oxoglutarate transaminase: protein MSLNTTELTTKDWQAKRDQFVARGVANGNRQLAAKGEGAVLYDIDGRRFIDFAGAIGTVNVGHSHPKVVEAVKRQAGQLIHPGFNVMMYPAYLELAEKLCRLAPGTHDKKAIFLNSGAEAVENAVKIARKYTNRQAVVSFTRGFHGRTNMTMSMTSKVKPYKFGFGPFAPEVYQAPFPYYYRKPEGMTDESYDDMVIQAFDDFFVSSVAPETVACVVMEPVQGEGGFIIPSKRFVQHVARFCKQHGIVFVADEIQTGFARTGKYFAIEHFDVVPDLVTVSKSLAAGVPLSGVIGQAEMLDAASPGELGGTYAGSPLGCVAALAVLDIIEEEELNKRSEEIGKAIEEKALEWKTKYPMIGEVRRLGAMAAIEIVTDQSSRQPDKASAANIAKYANEHGLLLLTAGINGNIIRFLSPLVITDELLQEGLGIIEEALEQL, encoded by the coding sequence ATGAGTCTTAACACAACAGAGTTGACAACGAAAGACTGGCAGGCCAAACGGGATCAATTTGTGGCAAGAGGGGTTGCCAATGGCAACCGCCAGCTGGCAGCAAAAGGAGAAGGTGCGGTTTTATATGATATAGACGGCCGGCGTTTTATCGATTTCGCAGGAGCGATCGGTACGGTAAACGTCGGGCATTCCCATCCGAAAGTTGTTGAAGCGGTCAAGCGGCAAGCCGGACAGCTAATCCATCCGGGCTTCAATGTGATGATGTATCCTGCATATCTGGAACTGGCGGAAAAGCTGTGCCGGCTTGCACCAGGCACACACGATAAAAAAGCCATTTTCTTAAATTCGGGGGCTGAAGCCGTTGAGAACGCCGTAAAAATCGCCAGAAAATATACCAATCGTCAAGCGGTCGTATCCTTTACCCGCGGATTCCACGGCCGCACCAACATGACGATGAGCATGACGAGCAAGGTCAAGCCGTACAAGTTCGGATTCGGGCCATTTGCACCTGAGGTCTATCAGGCGCCGTTCCCTTACTATTACAGGAAGCCGGAAGGCATGACGGATGAAAGCTATGATGACATGGTGATTCAGGCTTTTGACGATTTCTTTGTTTCCTCTGTCGCTCCCGAGACGGTCGCATGTGTCGTCATGGAGCCGGTGCAGGGGGAAGGCGGCTTTATCATTCCTTCCAAACGGTTTGTCCAGCATGTCGCCCGTTTCTGCAAACAGCACGGAATCGTCTTTGTGGCTGACGAGATTCAAACAGGCTTTGCCCGCACAGGTAAATACTTTGCGATTGAACACTTCGATGTTGTACCTGACCTTGTGACGGTATCGAAGTCCCTTGCCGCAGGCGTTCCGCTCAGCGGTGTCATCGGACAGGCGGAAATGCTCGATGCCGCATCCCCCGGCGAGCTTGGCGGGACGTATGCCGGCAGTCCGCTCGGCTGTGTCGCCGCGCTTGCCGTGCTCGACATTATTGAAGAGGAAGAGCTGAATAAGCGTTCTGAAGAAATCGGAAAAGCGATCGAAGAGAAAGCGCTTGAATGGAAGACGAAATACCCGATGATCGGTGAAGTCCGCAGGCTCGGGGCGATGGCGGCGATCGAAATCGTCACAGATCAAAGCTCGCGTCAGCCGGACAAAGCGTCAGCCGCCAATATCGCCAAGTATGCCAATGAACACGGGCTGCTTTTATTAACGGCGGGGATCAACGGCAATATCATCCGTTTTCTGTCGCCGCTTGTGATCACGGACGAATTGCTGCAAGAAGGGCTTGGCATCATCGAAGAAGCGCTGGAACAACTCTAG
- a CDS encoding amino acid permease, whose translation MGKQKMKKSMSQTDVLFLAIGAMLGWGWVVLSGDWISTAGFLGSTIAFVIGGILVILIGLTYAELSSAIPETGGGLVFVYRAFGRKTAFIAAWGVLFGYVSVITFEAVALPTVIDYVMPVEHQGFLWSLSGWDVYLTWVLIGSGGAVVLTALNYFGVKPAAIFQSVFTIAIIATGFLLLGGALFNGDFENVKPLFKDGFSGMMSVLVMIPFLFVGFDVIPQVAAEIKAPKKIIGNILIISIVSAVVFYLLIVFGVTMGLSESELAETSLATADAMVNLLGSQLFGTVLVLGGVAGIITSWNAFIIGASRILFAMAEKGMVPKWFSYIHPKYQTPTHAILFLGALAFFAPLLGRPALVWIVDAGGTGIIVGYLIVSIAFMKLRKTEPHLHRPYKINKWKTTGLSAILLSVIFLAFYLPGMPAALVWPYEWLILAGWTLIGIILYNSNSKHKGEEIQDDQHARSV comes from the coding sequence ATGGGAAAACAGAAAATGAAAAAATCAATGTCGCAGACGGATGTGCTATTTTTGGCGATCGGGGCCATGCTGGGCTGGGGCTGGGTTGTCCTTTCCGGCGACTGGATTTCGACGGCCGGCTTTTTGGGCAGCACGATCGCGTTTGTCATCGGCGGGATTCTTGTGATATTGATCGGTTTAACGTATGCGGAACTGTCTTCCGCGATCCCGGAAACGGGAGGCGGACTGGTTTTCGTCTATCGGGCATTTGGGCGGAAGACGGCATTTATCGCCGCTTGGGGTGTGCTGTTCGGCTATGTTTCAGTCATTACCTTTGAAGCCGTCGCACTGCCGACTGTTATTGATTATGTGATGCCTGTTGAACACCAAGGGTTTTTATGGTCGCTCAGCGGCTGGGATGTTTATTTGACTTGGGTTTTGATCGGCTCAGGAGGCGCCGTCGTTTTGACCGCCCTCAATTACTTCGGAGTGAAGCCGGCTGCGATTTTTCAATCGGTCTTTACGATTGCCATCATTGCAACCGGATTTCTGCTTCTGGGCGGCGCCTTGTTCAACGGTGATTTTGAAAATGTCAAGCCGCTCTTTAAAGACGGATTTTCCGGAATGATGTCCGTGCTCGTCATGATCCCGTTTTTGTTCGTCGGATTTGACGTCATTCCTCAGGTGGCGGCCGAAATCAAAGCACCGAAAAAAATCATCGGCAACATTTTAATCATCTCGATTGTCAGCGCGGTTGTGTTCTACCTTTTGATCGTCTTCGGGGTGACGATGGGTTTATCTGAAAGCGAGCTTGCGGAGACTTCTTTGGCAACGGCAGACGCCATGGTTAACCTGCTTGGCAGTCAGCTGTTCGGCACTGTCCTTGTACTTGGAGGTGTGGCCGGCATCATTACAAGCTGGAACGCGTTTATCATCGGGGCGAGCCGCATCCTGTTTGCCATGGCTGAAAAAGGGATGGTTCCGAAATGGTTCAGCTATATTCATCCCAAGTATCAAACGCCGACACATGCGATTTTATTTCTTGGCGCGTTGGCATTCTTCGCGCCTCTCCTGGGACGCCCCGCTCTCGTGTGGATTGTTGATGCCGGAGGAACCGGCATTATCGTCGGGTATTTGATCGTGTCAATTGCGTTTATGAAGCTGAGAAAAACAGAGCCCCACTTACACCGACCGTACAAAATCAATAAGTGGAAAACAACGGGTTTATCTGCTATCCTCTTAAGTGTTATCTTCCTTGCCTTTTATTTGCCGGGCATGCCGGCTGCGCTCGTGTGGCCGTATGAATGGCTGATATTGGCGGGATGGACATTGATCGGCATTATTTTATACAACAGCAATTCAAAGCATAAAGGGGAGGAGATTCAAGATGACCAGCATGCTAGAAGTGTTTAA
- the gabD gene encoding succinate-semialdehyde dehydrogenase, whose protein sequence is MTSMLEVFNPATGEKIKSVPQQSAKEVEEAVERSHEAFQTWSKTSAVERAGLLKKWFDLIVEQKEELAKLITLENGKPYQEAQGEVMYAAGYIEWYAEEAKRVYGRTVPASVTNKRIVVTRQAVGPVAAITPWNFPAAMITRKAAPALAAGCTFIIKPAPDTPLTALELVRLGHEAGIPKDALQCVIGDGEEIGSIFTSHPLIRKITFTGSTPVGKHLIKNSADTVKHVSMELGGHAPLIVAEDANIDLAVQQAMLSKYRNAGQTCVCANRLIVHESIKDEFAEKLRAEVAKLKVGNGLDEGVSVGPIINKKGFQKIVDQINDAVEKGAKVLIGAEYDSDDEKSCYFVHPTVLTDVDASMTIMHEETFGPVAPITSFKTLDEAIKLANDTPYGLAAYFFTENYRSGIYLSENLDYGILGWNDGGPSAVQAPFGGMKESGIGREGGIEGIEPYLETKYLSIGLGD, encoded by the coding sequence ATGACCAGCATGCTAGAAGTGTTTAACCCGGCAACCGGAGAAAAAATCAAATCGGTTCCCCAGCAATCCGCAAAGGAAGTCGAAGAAGCGGTTGAGCGTTCACATGAGGCGTTTCAAACATGGTCGAAAACGTCGGCTGTTGAAAGAGCGGGCTTGCTGAAAAAGTGGTTTGATCTCATTGTTGAGCAAAAAGAAGAGCTGGCCAAGCTGATTACGCTTGAGAATGGAAAACCTTATCAGGAAGCACAGGGTGAAGTGATGTACGCCGCAGGTTATATTGAGTGGTACGCAGAAGAAGCAAAGCGCGTCTACGGGAGAACGGTTCCCGCATCTGTCACCAATAAGCGGATTGTCGTCACCCGTCAGGCGGTCGGTCCTGTTGCGGCCATTACCCCGTGGAACTTTCCGGCGGCGATGATCACGCGTAAAGCCGCGCCTGCGCTGGCAGCGGGCTGCACCTTTATCATCAAGCCTGCACCGGATACGCCGCTGACAGCGCTTGAGCTTGTGCGTCTGGGGCATGAAGCCGGCATTCCGAAAGACGCCCTTCAATGTGTGATCGGCGACGGGGAAGAAATCGGCTCTATTTTCACAAGTCATCCGTTGATCCGCAAAATCACATTTACCGGGTCAACGCCTGTCGGCAAACATTTGATTAAAAACAGCGCTGATACAGTGAAGCATGTCTCAATGGAGCTTGGCGGGCATGCGCCGCTGATCGTTGCTGAGGATGCCAACATTGACCTTGCCGTTCAACAGGCGATGCTGTCAAAATACAGAAACGCCGGACAAACCTGTGTCTGCGCCAATCGTCTGATCGTTCATGAATCGATCAAGGACGAATTTGCGGAAAAACTCCGCGCGGAAGTCGCCAAGCTGAAAGTGGGGAACGGTCTTGACGAAGGCGTTTCAGTCGGACCGATCATCAATAAAAAAGGCTTCCAAAAAATCGTCGATCAAATCAATGACGCGGTCGAAAAAGGTGCAAAGGTTTTAATCGGCGCGGAATATGACAGCGATGATGAGAAATCGTGTTATTTTGTACATCCGACAGTGCTGACTGATGTCGATGCTTCGATGACGATCATGCATGAAGAAACATTCGGTCCTGTTGCACCGATTACGTCTTTCAAAACATTGGATGAAGCGATCAAGCTTGCCAATGATACGCCATACGGGTTAGCGGCTTATTTCTTTACGGAAAACTATCGCAGCGGCATCTATTTGTCGGAAAACCTTGATTACGGCATTCTCGGCTGGAATGACGGCGGCCCGTCTGCAGTACAGGCACCGTTCGGCGGCATGAAGGAAAGCGGCATCGGCCGTGAAGGCGGAATTGAGGGAATCGAACCTTATCTTGAAACGAAATATTTGTCCATCGGTTTGGGTGATTAA
- a CDS encoding SDR family NAD(P)-dependent oxidoreductase, whose product MLTGASSRIREAVAKELASNGAKVVLTARREGRLRNLKLALEKQGGTVEYKVTDVTSQDDMEELARFTIDTFGRIDVL is encoded by the coding sequence ATTTTAACCGGAGCATCCAGCAGAATCAGAGAAGCTGTTGCCAAAGAACTTGCAAGCAATGGTGCCAAGGTTGTGCTTACGGCGAGGCGTGAAGGCCGTCTGCGGAATCTTAAGCTGGCACTTGAAAAACAGGGCGGCACAGTTGAATATAAAGTAACAGACGTCACTTCTCAAGATGATATGGAGGAGCTTGCGCGTTTTACGATCGATACCTTCGGACGAATTGATGTGCTGTGA